Within Halodesulfurarchaeum sp. HSR-GB, the genomic segment AATAACCGACAAATCACGCGTTACAATCCGAACCCGATACCAGGAATTGATAAACGCCTACAATGAGCATGCCGAATGAATCCCATCACTCCTTCCTTGGAGTCACTCTCGTTTCAGATCATTTGAAAAACTACTGGCTATCACGGATCCGTACTGGCCGAGTTTGGTAAATGCGACCTCACTCAAACGTTCTAATATGCCGGACTGCATGACAATCCTTACACAGCGTTCGTAGATTCTCTCGGTTGTGATCCCCACCCCACTGACGGGGGATGATATGATCCGCATGAACTGAAACCCCCTCATTGGGCCCACCACGCTCACAGACTTGACACTGATAATTATCCAAACGATAGATTTTCCGACGTCTAGCCGACCAATCCGGTGGGAGATCATTCGACGCACGAAACCGCCCCATAATGGCTAACATGAACGTCATTGGGTCATACAGCCTACTCGCAAGGAAGAACCGCAACCGACGCTTTTGGACATCCTTTGACCCTGCCTGTAAGTGACGTATGAACTGAAC encodes:
- a CDS encoding HNH endonuclease gives rise to the protein MAKVDRLGPSIPWPIMAIWWLFYGILVLPVQFVRFVASRSRYLPARPWRLVDSIVQFIRHLQAGSKDVQKRRLRFFLASRLYDPMTFMLAIMGRFRASNDLPPDWSARRRKIYRLDNYQCQVCERGGPNEGVSVHADHIIPRQWGGDHNRENLRTLCKDCHAVRHIRTFE